tattttttgttatgtacTAGTcctatttattcttttttttttttttcaagaaaggagacctGAAAAAGTgttctaaaactaaattcaatgggtcAAAATGAAATAATATCAAGGATGAGGTAtaattaaggggaaaaaaaactccacactttaaccctaaaacaacttaacctaaaaaaaaattaaagttagtattattttttcgtACTCATGTGCGAATGAtaaatatcatttactataatttttattatgtgattttaattttttttagagttgatgactattaatattgtaatacatctttttatttttttaatatatatttcgCCACTGTTAGGATAAAATCTTGATCCCGTCTCTAGTGTCGGCacctgcaattttttttttttttgaggaagggcaagagggtaatttcacctacAAAACTCACCTaagcaattgctgactagggagaggtagagtgaaccctttaaacacacaacacaaacccaaactcccgatgtgggaggCAGCCCAACTGACGCAGGCCCAAGAGTCTCGCCGCGAAACGCAACACAACGACAGCGGGCCCAAGAGGCCTACACCAGAAGTCGGATCCCTCCACAACGGGTGGGCacgacttagtttttttttaggaagCACCCGCTATACGTGACTTAGGTGCTATCCCTCATGTTTTCACTTCCTTGTTTTGGTAGAACTGAAATGAGACCACAGTGTTTCAGTTCTGTGGCTACTCCAAAACAAGAAAGGGGGCTGCTGTCCCTAGGCTGCCGTGCCGGCCAAAACAATGTCCTGAGCCCaaaaatttgaccgaaatgTTCACTTCAAAGATATCAttacggatttttttttttttataatcagaaACGCCTACAGGGCTTACACGAAAAGAGAGAATCTCTAGCTAGAACAGAAGAAACAAAATTTGGGGGGATCACCACCCAATCTCTAGGAAGCAGACCCTTCAAAGCCTTCTTAGCCACCACATGAGCGAGCCTGTTAGCCGTCCTCTTTACACATCCAAATTTGATGTTCAAGTTTTCTCTCATCCTCCTGATGTCCCAAACCATTGTAGAGACTTCCCAAGGAGGGACCAATTCGGATACACTCAACTTGATGGCTACCTAAGAGTCCGACTCGACTAGCGCATTTTGATATCCCAAATCTGAAATCATGCCGCACGTTTGGCGAATAGCCACCAACTCCCTTTGAAGGGGCGACGAAACCTTAATCAAACCAGTTGAACCATTCACAAGGATGCCTTTGCTGTCCCTGATTACAACTGCTGCACTTGCCTCCTTTCCATTCTTTCCCACTACTACATCACAATTTAGCTTAAAACACCCATTTTCCAGAGCCCTCCATTGGGAAATAAAGTCCTCAATATTTGGGTTATCCATGTGGAAACGGGAAAGCACCACTACATCTGAAAATTCACGGAAAGCCTCAAGGGCTCTCCTCATAGTCCACTCTGGATTAGGCATACCCAAATTGAAAACTACCTCATTTCGCGCCTTCCAAATGAACCATGCAATATAGACTACCCGTTCCAAAAAATTCATCGCATCCTCCTTCTTTAACTGATCAACTACTTGGGAAGTCCATCTGATCATCGACGTCGGGTGTCCCTACCCCA
The sequence above is a segment of the Rhododendron vialii isolate Sample 1 chromosome 13a, ASM3025357v1 genome. Coding sequences within it:
- the LOC131312697 gene encoding uncharacterized protein LOC131312697, whose translation is MIRWTSQVVDQLKKEDAMNFLERVVYIAWFIWKARNEVVFNLGMPNPEWTMRRALEAFREFSDVVVLSRFHMDNPNIEDFISQWRALENGCFKLNCDVVVGKNGKEASAAVVIRDSKGILVNGSTGLIKVSSPLQRELVAIRQTCGMISDLGYQNALVESDS